The DNA region CCGGTGATCGGCGCCGCACTCACCGCCTTTCGTGCGCTCGACGTGCGGATCAAGATCATCGGTGCCGAGCACATCCCCGCCAGGGGCGGAGCAGTGCTGGTCAGCAACCACATCAGCTACCTGGACTTCCTCTTCGCCGGCCTCGGCGCCTACCGGGGCGGAAAGCGCAAGACCCGGTTCATGGCCAAGGACGACGTCTTCCGGCACCGCATCTCCGGGCCGCTGATGCGCGGCATGAAGCACATCCCGGTCGACCGCACCGACGGCCAGCCCGCCTACGAGGCCGCCGTGCGCGCCCTCAAGGCCGGCGAGGTCGTCGGGGTCTTCCCCGAGGCGACCATCAGCCGCTCGTTCATGCTGAAGAAGTTCAAGACCGGTGCCGCCCGGATGGCCGCCGACTCCGGCGCCCCGCTGCTGCCCGTCGTCCTCTGGGGCACCCAGCAGCTGTGGACCAAGGGCCGCCCGAAGACCCTCACCAAGCGCCACGTCCCGGTGACGATCATGATCGGCGAACCGATCCACCTGGGCCCGGGAGACAAGCCCGTCATGGTCACCAGAAAGCTGCGCGCCGCCATGAGCGAGATGCTCGACCGGGCCCAGCGGGAGTACCCCGGCAAGCCCTCCGGCCCGGACGACACCTGGTGGGTGCCCGCCCAGCTCGGCGGTACCGCACCGACCCTGGAGGTCGCCGAGGCCGAGGACGAGGCGGAGGCCCTCGCCAAGGCCGAGCGCCGCGCCGCCCGGGGCTGATCCGCTCCGCGCCCACCTCACGTCACCTCTACTCCGTGTGACCGAGCAGACGCGATCCGTCGCGTGTCGCCCGGCCGCCGACCCT from Kitasatospora cathayae includes:
- a CDS encoding lysophospholipid acyltransferase family protein codes for the protein MAEFVYPPVIGAALTAFRALDVRIKIIGAEHIPARGGAVLVSNHISYLDFLFAGLGAYRGGKRKTRFMAKDDVFRHRISGPLMRGMKHIPVDRTDGQPAYEAAVRALKAGEVVGVFPEATISRSFMLKKFKTGAARMAADSGAPLLPVVLWGTQQLWTKGRPKTLTKRHVPVTIMIGEPIHLGPGDKPVMVTRKLRAAMSEMLDRAQREYPGKPSGPDDTWWVPAQLGGTAPTLEVAEAEDEAEALAKAERRAARG